In Candidatus Methylomirabilota bacterium, the following proteins share a genomic window:
- the galT gene encoding galactose-1-phosphate uridylyltransferase, translating to MPELRRDPIVGRWVIISTERSRRPSDFAPAPRRRKGGPCVFCGGQEHRTPDEVWALRPGRGEANTPGWLLRVVPNKFPALRIEGELEPSAEGMFDRMNGIGAHEVIVESPDHDAVIEQLPVPHLAEVFRAYRDRINDLAKDPRLEYVMVFKNHGDPAGASLEHTHSQLIATPVVPLMVEEELAGALQHLKLRQRCIWCDIIRQERQARTRIVFEHDGFVALAPFAPRFPFETWVLPAAHRSRYEETPAEALTGLATVVARVLGRMRTFLDDPPYNFMLHSAPLRRPALDHFHWHLEIIPKLTRVAGFEWGTGFFINPTPPEEAAKYLRGETPQPPVS from the coding sequence ATGCCTGAGCTGCGGCGCGATCCGATCGTCGGCCGCTGGGTGATCATCTCCACCGAGCGCTCCCGTCGGCCTTCGGACTTTGCGCCGGCTCCGCGGCGACGGAAGGGGGGGCCCTGCGTGTTCTGCGGAGGCCAGGAGCACCGCACGCCCGACGAGGTGTGGGCGCTCCGCCCCGGGCGCGGGGAGGCCAACACGCCGGGCTGGCTGCTGCGCGTGGTCCCCAACAAGTTCCCCGCGCTGCGCATCGAGGGCGAGCTCGAGCCCTCTGCGGAGGGCATGTTCGACCGGATGAACGGGATCGGGGCCCACGAGGTGATCGTCGAGTCGCCCGACCACGACGCGGTCATCGAGCAGCTGCCGGTGCCGCACCTGGCCGAGGTGTTCCGGGCCTATCGCGACCGGATCAACGACCTGGCCAAGGACCCGCGGCTCGAGTACGTGATGGTGTTCAAGAACCACGGCGATCCCGCCGGGGCCTCACTGGAGCACACCCACTCCCAGCTCATCGCCACGCCGGTGGTCCCGCTGATGGTCGAGGAGGAGCTGGCCGGGGCCCTCCAGCACTTGAAGCTTCGGCAGCGGTGCATCTGGTGCGACATCATCCGCCAGGAGCGGCAGGCCCGGACGCGGATCGTATTCGAGCACGACGGCTTCGTGGCCCTCGCCCCCTTCGCCCCCCGCTTCCCGTTCGAGACCTGGGTGCTCCCGGCGGCCCACCGGTCCCGCTACGAGGAGACGCCGGCCGAGGCGCTCACCGGCCTGGCCACCGTGGTGGCCCGCGTGCTCGGCCGCATGCGGACGTTCCTGGATGACCCGCCGTACAACTTCATGCTCCACAGCGCGCCCCTCCGCCGGCCGGCCCTCGACCATTTCCACTGGCACCTCGAGATCATTCCGAAGCTCACGCGGGTCGCGGGTTTCGAATGGGGGACGGGCTTTTTCATCAACCCGACGCCGCCCGAGGAGGCAGCGAAATACCTGCGCGGAGAGACCCCGCAACCGCCCGTAAGTTGA